The Triticum dicoccoides isolate Atlit2015 ecotype Zavitan chromosome 6A, WEW_v2.0, whole genome shotgun sequence genome has a window encoding:
- the LOC119316421 gene encoding peptidyl-prolyl cis-trans isomerase FKBP16-1, chloroplastic-like isoform X1 yields MESAPHVKFPNPFPCASPSPSPRRPHPPEPKATRSTCRGFRAVCEVSGRRAVSGMALLGAAASCANLLAVPMPVQAAMLEPDVIRYRKLDSGVNLEDVVEGEGPEAREGNLVQFNYVCRRANGYFVHSTVNQFSGESKPVTLRLDVQEMIRGLKDVIIGMKAGGKRRALIPPEVGYIDESLQPVPEEFGPRRSLLSHAKEPLVFEVQLLKVL; encoded by the exons ATGGAGTCTGCGCCGCACGTAAAATTCCCCAATCCATTCCCGTGCGCCTCTCCGTCTCCCAGTCCCAG ACGCCCGCATCCACCGGAACCCAAGGCGACCAGGTCGACATGCCGCGGATTCAGAGCAGTGTGCGAGGTGTCCGGGAGGAGAGCGGTTTCAGGGATGGCTCTTCTTGGCGCCGCTGCCTCTTGCGCGAATCTCCTCGCCGTACCCATGCCGGTGCAGGCAGCAATGCTGGAGCCCGATGTCATCAG GTACAGAAAGCTGGACAGTGGAGTAAACCTTGAAG ATGTAGTCGAAGGTGAAGGGCCGGAAGCTCGGGAAGGCAATCTAGTGCAGTTCAACTATGTGTGCCGCCGTGCAAATGGTTATTTCGTGCATAG CACGGTGAATCAGTTCAGCGGCGAGAGTAAGCCGGTGACACTTCGACTCGACGTGCAAGAG ATGATTCGAGGCCTCAAAGACGTCATAATCGGCATGAAAGCGGGAG GCAAGAGGAGGGCTCTGATACCCCCTGAAGTAGGCTATATCGACGAGAGCTTGCAGCCCGTCCCTGAGGAG TTTGGACCACGCCGGAGCCTGCTGTCGCATGCCAAGGAACCGCTGGTGTTTGAGGTTCAGCTGCTCAAAGTCCTGTGA
- the LOC119316421 gene encoding peptidyl-prolyl cis-trans isomerase FKBP16-1, chloroplastic-like isoform X2, producing the protein MSSVFRYRKLDSGVNLEDVVEGEGPEAREGNLVQFNYVCRRANGYFVHSTVNQFSGESKPVTLRLDVQEMIRGLKDVIIGMKAGGKRRALIPPEVGYIDESLQPVPEEFGPRRSLLSHAKEPLVFEVQLLKVL; encoded by the exons ATGTCATCAG TGTTCAGGTACAGAAAGCTGGACAGTGGAGTAAACCTTGAAG ATGTAGTCGAAGGTGAAGGGCCGGAAGCTCGGGAAGGCAATCTAGTGCAGTTCAACTATGTGTGCCGCCGTGCAAATGGTTATTTCGTGCATAG CACGGTGAATCAGTTCAGCGGCGAGAGTAAGCCGGTGACACTTCGACTCGACGTGCAAGAG ATGATTCGAGGCCTCAAAGACGTCATAATCGGCATGAAAGCGGGAG GCAAGAGGAGGGCTCTGATACCCCCTGAAGTAGGCTATATCGACGAGAGCTTGCAGCCCGTCCCTGAGGAG TTTGGACCACGCCGGAGCCTGCTGTCGCATGCCAAGGAACCGCTGGTGTTTGAGGTTCAGCTGCTCAAAGTCCTGTGA